In Aspergillus nidulans FGSC A4 chromosome II, a single window of DNA contains:
- a CDS encoding MCM DNA helicase complex subunit MCM5 (transcript_id=CADANIAT00004014), which yields MDRRTPYTLSVLAPSTDGADESRTQIQSKLREFVLEFQLDNAFIYRDQLRQNVLVKHYYCDIDIAHLISYNEELAHKLTTEPADIIPLFEAALQQCTQRIVYPSQRDIVLPTHQLLLHSSATHISIRDLNATNISHLVRIPGIVIGASTISSKATTVHIRCKSCDHAENIRVEGGFSGLTLPRRCGRERQPGEEPDTQCPLDPYVVAHEKSQFVDQQVLKLQEAPDQVPVGELPRHVLISADRYLANRVVPGSRCTVMGIFSIYQKGGKKDGAVAIRNPYLRAVGITTDLDHTAKGSYIFSEEEEQEFLELSRRPDLYEALARSIAPSIYGNLDIKKAIVCLLMGGSKKILPDGMKLRGDINVLLLGDPGTAKSQLLKFTEKVSPIAIYTSGKGSSAAGLTASVQRDPATREFYLEGGAMVLADGGVVCIDEFDKMRDEDRVAIHEAMEQQTISIAKAGITTILNSRTSVLAAANPIFGRYDDLKTPGENIDFQTTILSRFDMIFVVRDDHERSRDENIARHVMGVHMGGRGMEEQVEAEIPLEKMKRYISYCRSRCAPRLSPEAAEKLSSHFVSIRKQVHRAELDANARSSIPITVRQLEAIVRITESLAKLSLQPIATEAHVDEAIRLFLASTMDAITQGEGQGSREMMEEVSKIEDELKRRLPIGWSTSLATLRREFVDGRGYTEQALNRAVIVLQRRGTIQIRSGGSQHRNDTLVYAQRG from the exons ATGGACAGACGTACACCCTACACGCTGAGCGTGCTCGCTCCCAGCACTGACGGCGCCGATGAATCTCGCACACAAATTCAATCCAAGCTTAGGGAGTTTGTTCTAGAGTTCCAGCTGGACAATGCCTTCATCTACCG GGATCAATTACGCCAAAATGTTCTCGTCAAACATTATTACTGCGACATCGATATTGCCCACCTGATTTCCTACAACGAAGAGTTGGCCCACAAGCTCACCACCGAACCTGCAGATATTATCCCTCTG TTTGAGGCAGCTCTGCAGCAATGTACTCAGCGAATTGTCTATCCCTCGCAACGAGATATCGTGCTTCCAACCCACCAACTTCTGCTCCACTCTTCAGCCACTCACATCTCCATTCGCGACCTGAATGCAACGAATATCTCCCACCTTGTCCGTATCCCAGGTATCGTAATCGGTGCCTCAACAATATCCTCCAAAGCAACGACCGTCCACATTCGCTGCAAATCTTGCGATCACGCTGAGAATATCCGGGTCGAGGGTGGTTTCTCCGGCCTTACACTTCCAAGGCGGTGCGGTCGTGAGCGCCAACCCGGTGAAGAGCCCGACACCCAGTGCCCCCTTGACCCATACGTTGTTGCCCACGAAAAGTCCCAGTTTGTGGATCAGCAAGTGCTCAAGCTCCAAGAAGCCCCGGATCAAGTTCCAGTAGGTGAACTGCCACGTCATGTGCTTATATCCGCCGATCGATATCTTGCCAACAGGGTTGTACCCGGCTCCCGCTGCACGGTGATGGGTATCTTCTCCATCTATCAAAagggagggaagaaggacgGTGCTGTAGCCATTCGAAACCCCTATCTGCGCGCGGTCGGTATCACAACAGATCTCGACCATACCGCTAAGGGAAGTTATATCTTttcagaagaagaggagcaggagttCCTTGAGCTTAGCCGACGCCCCGACCTATACGAAGCTCTTGCGAGAAGCATTGCCCCCTCAATATACGGAAACCtggacatcaagaaggctaTCGTATGTCTGCTCATGGGAGGGTCAAAGAAGATTCTTCCCGACGGCATGAAGCTTCGTGGAGATATCAacgttcttctccttggtgACCCTGGTACTGCCAAATCTCAACTGCTGAAGTTCACGGAAAAAGTTTCACCAATCGCCATCTACACCTCCGGTAAGGGTTCGTCCGCTGCTGGTCTTACGGCATCCGTGCAACGGGACCCGGCCACACGTGAATTCTATCTGGAGGGAGGTGCCATGGTTCTTGCAGACGGTGGTGTTGTCTGCATCGATGAGTTCGACAAGATGCGAGATGAAGACCGAGTAGCCATTCACGAAGCCATGGAACAGCAGACGATCTCCATCGCCAAAGCCGGTATCACCACCATCCTCAACTCTAGGACATCTGTCTTAGCTGCAGCCAACCCCATCTTCGGCCGATACGACGACCTCAAGACTCCCGGTGAAAATATCGACTTCCAAACCACCATTCTCTCCCGTTTCGATATGATTTTCGTCGTCCGCGACGATCATGAACGCAGCCGGGATGAGAACATCGCCCGTCACGTCATGGGAGTGCACATGGGTGGCCGAGGCATGGAGGAGCAGGTCGAGGCAGAGATTCCCCTAGAGAAAATGAAACGATACATTAGCTACTGTCGCAGCCGCTGCGCACCCCGTCTTTCACCCGAAGCGGCAGAAAAACTCTCGTCTCATTTCGTTTCGATCCGAAAGCAGGTCCACCGCGCCGAGCTCGACGCCAACGCCCGCTCCTCTATCCCCATAACTGTTCGTCAACTGGAAGCCATTGTCCGTATCACCGAGTCGCTGGCCAAGCTAAGTCTGCAGCCTATAGCAACTGAAGCCCACGTTGATGAAGCTattcgcctcttcctcgcatCAACAATGGACGCCATCACACAGGGTGAGGGCCAGGGCAGCAgagagatgatggaggaggtttCTAAGATCGAAGACGAACTGAAGCGCCGTCTTCCTATCGGATGGAGCACCAGTCTTGCAACTCTGCGCCGCGAGTTTGTCGACGGCAGAGGATACACCGAGCAAGCGCTGAACAGGGCGGTGATTGTGTTGCAGCGCAGGGGGACGATTCAGATTCGATCTGGAGGGTCACAG CATCGGAACGATACTTTGGTTTACGCACAGCGGGGTTAA
- a CDS encoding ribokinase (transcript_id=CADANIAT00004015), with amino-acid sequence MPPTIRVIGSLNADMVSVTPRFPDAGETITSSSYFTSAGGKGANQAVACGRLSRSQPQSSSFSTSINTGDVNVEMVGAVGGLDGHFSALLKPTLEKSGVDTSRVKVVEDAYTGVAVIIVDSSAGGENRILFSPGANYSGMQADPSVVGMALAEPAPDVIVMQGEIPTETTVAILREIARWKEQQRADGKRGIDAGPDVMFNPAPAPPGGLPEDVYKGVDHLIMNETEAELMTPDEDVLLRVPGIESAQDGKEKVARYFHSLGVRYVIVTLGAKGVWYSAADPDTLGDRVVNEVPAAKVSRVLDTTAAGDTFVGAYAVQAARWREGRRREGKAGKDLDAEEKKHRYKNVMDEAMGVATRASARGVERQGAMDSIPWENEI; translated from the coding sequence ATGCCTCCTACGATCCGCGTCATCGGCTCTCTAAACGCCGACATGGTCTCCGTAACGCCACGCTTCCCAGACGCGGGCGAAACAATCACCTCTTCTTCATATTTCACAAGTGCAGGCGGGAAAGGCGCAAACCAAGCCGTTGCGTGTGGGCGACTCTCGCGTTCGCAGCCGcaatcctcctctttctcgacAAGCATAAACACTGGCGACGTGAACGTCGAAATGGTTGGCGCAGTGGGAGGACTAGACGGCCACTTTTCCGCACTTCTCAAGCCCACCCTGGAGAAATCCGGTGTCGATACGTCACGCGTGAAGGTTGTGGAAGACGCATATACAGGTGTGGCCGTTATAATTGTGGACTCATCCGCCGGCGGCGAGAACAGGATCTTGTTTTCGCCGGGCGCAAATTACTCGGGGATGCAGGCCGACCCGTCAGTTGTTGGCATGGCGCTTGCGGAGCCAGCTCCGGATGTCATTGTCATGCAGGGCGAGATTCCCACCGAGACGACGGTCGCGATTCTCCGCGAGATCGCGCGGTGGAAGGAACAGCAGCGCGCGGATGGGAAGAGGGGGATTGATGCTGGCCCGGACGTGATGTTTAaccctgcgcctgcgccgcCTGGAGGCTTACCGGAGGATGTGTACAAGGGCGTTGACCACCTTATCATGAACGAGACGGAGGCTGAGCTCATGACACCGGACGAGGACGTGCTGCTGCGCGTTCCGGGCATTGAAAGCGCGCAggacgggaaggagaaggttgcGCGGTACTTCCATAGCCTCGGCGTAAGATATGTGATTGTTACGCTGGGGGCGAAGGGGGTGTGGTATAGTGCTGCGGATCCGGATACTCTAGGGGACCGGGTCGTGAATGAGGTCCCTGCTGCGAAAGTGAGCAGGGTGCTTGATACGACGGCGGCGGGCGATACTTTCGTGGGAGCCTATGCAGTTCAGGCTGCAAGATGGCGTGAGGGAAGGCGCCGGGAAGGAAAGGCTGGGAAGGACCTTGAcgctgaggagaagaagcataGGTACAAAAATGTCATGGATGAGGCGATGGGTGTGGCCACGAGGGCTTCGGCAAGAGGCGTAGAAAGGCAGGGTGCGATGGATAGTATTCCGTGGGAAAATGAGATCTAG